In the Helianthus annuus cultivar XRQ/B chromosome 11, HanXRQr2.0-SUNRISE, whole genome shotgun sequence genome, one interval contains:
- the LOC110890189 gene encoding protein SWAP codes for MNIEIYGRHALLFDDDAAAAFVNSDDALVEWNSLLIDRYDVRHLLSAPPPSRRRRNPLTSHSSSVDADLDHERYLDLPSLSDEEEEDTKPEPTGGFKAVPFSYGNDEDSDNQKTAETEPEAPKFHPPFSVPDSLVQNLPPTEKVHQIIARTALFVSKNGGQSEIILRVKQGDNPTFGFLMPDHHLHPYFRFLVDHQDLLHSKDNAHPENDEKISNTGALSLLGSVYGTGEDDDGVTEQSLSKEHVSGKNANVDASVSLAAVKTVLPSGKDEHVLKRNSLSNALKVGRTSSVKKDELLGSLSSVPDKSRASSLPPIPKTELMLVDPPTEMKRLVEKIVEFIIKNGRQFEAVLMEQDRGHGRFPFLIPSNIFHPYYLKVLQKTQESKLTVKSFYNEKEDFRGRVSNKKKSSSRENGNDTMEPEDIPLDSERKEKFKMVINKSKKDGSDLPDKSTQSPPRVQVDADQAAAILQAATRGIKPSSLGILYGQPSNEDSSQLTHEQKLKAERLKRAKMFVAQLKSGGAPLKAEPSRSVSAEPPVKETEKSTLPSDDKLKLEKEDLNEAKRATRKYRARSIRDNQGDGDDYDDDDDDERERKSSHRHHRKKHRSHSHSVEDEREENYVDERDYKHDKRRHRSHRSSHKHDDMDKITEEKDRKDLKKKHRSSSSYEDDEQESEHEYSRKKHRTHHSSHDEVDSDDKHSRKKHRSHHSSHDEVDSDDKHSRRKRKHRSHKSSHRHKHRKSHSSRHKEKLDVSSEEESRDQNKTDKNVKGPNSEREELEEGEITGPSKGARSVDGASREPSVDVSSSQPSGATEVPDDLRAKIRAMLMSTM; via the exons ATGAACATCGAAATCTACGGGCGGCATGCGCTTCTCTTCGACGACGATGCAGCCGCAGCCTTCGTAAACTCCGACGACGCACTTGTTGAATGGAATTCTCTGTTAATCGACCGTTACGACGTCCGCCACCTCCTTTCCGCCCCTCCGCCGTCTCGGCGGCGGCGCAATCCACTAACATCTCACTCTTCTTCCGTCGATGCTGACCTCGATCATGAACGGTACCTGGATCTCCCCTCACTGTCCGATGAAGAAG AAGAAGATACTAAACCAGAACCCACAGGTGGATTCAAAGCCGTTCCTTTTTCATATGGAAATGATGAGGATTCTGATAATCAAAAGACTGCCGAGACTGAACCAGAAGCCCCTAAATTTCATCCCCCATTCTCTGTACCCGACAGCCTTGTTCAAAACTTG CCTCCTACAGAGAAAGTACATCAGATTATCGCAAGGACCGCTCTTTTTGTCAGTAAAAACGGAGGCCAATCAGAGATTATTTTGAGGGTGAAGCAAGGAGACAACCCAACCTTTGGATTCTTAATGCCAGATCATCACCTACATCCATACTTCAGATTTCTGGTTGACCATCAGGATCTCTTACATTCAAAAGACAACGCGCATCCTGAAAACGATGAGAAAATATCGAATACCGGAGCATTGTCTTTACTTGGTTCCGTATATGGCACGGGTGAGGATGATGATGGTGTAACAGAGCAATCATTATCTAAAGAACATGTATCGGGGAAAAATGCGAATGTGGATGCTAGCGTTTCTCTTGCAGCAGTGAAAACCGTGTTGCCATCTGGCAAAGATGAGCATGTTTTAAAACGGAATTCTTTGTCGAATGCTTTGAAAGTTGGAAGAACTAGTAGTGTTAAAAAAGACGAGCTTTTGGGTTCACTATCTTCTGTTCCGGATAAGTCACGGGCTTCTTCTCTACCTCCAATTCCGAAAACTGAGCTCATGCTTGTGGACCCACCAACTGAGATGAAACGGTTGGTTGAAAAGATAGTGGAATTTATTATCAAGAACGGGAGGCAATTTGAGGCTGTGCTTATGGAGCAAGACCGTGGTCATGGAAGATTCCCGTTTTTAATCCCGTCTAATATATTCCACCCGTACTATCTGAAAGTTCTTCAAAAAACCCAAGAG TCAAAACTAACTGTCAAAAGCTTTTACAACGAGAAAGAAGATTTCAGAGGACGTGTCTCAAACAAGAAAAAGTCATCCTCGAGGGAGAATGGGAATGATACGATGGAACCTGAGGATATACCGCTTGATTCTGAAAGAAAAGAGAAGTTTAAAATGGTAATTAACAAGTCTAAAAAAGACGGATCAGATTTGCCAGATAAGTCCACACAATCGCCACCTAGAGTCCAGGTGGATGCCGATCAAGCAGCAGCAATTCTTCAAGCTGCTACTAGAGGCATTAAACCCTCCAGTTTAGGAATTCTGTATGGGCAACCGTCTAATGAAGACAGCTCACAATTAACCCATGAGCAGAAATTGAAGGCTGAGAGACTGAAACGGGCCAAGATGTTTGTGGCCCAGCTGAAAAGTGGAGGCGCTCCGTTAAAAGCAGAACCCTCACGTAGCGTATCAGCTGAGCCACCAGTTAAAGAAACTGAAAAGAGCACACTCCCTTCAGATGATAAGTTAAAATTAGAAAAAGAAGATTTAAATGAAGCAAAAAGAGCAACTAGAAAATACCGTGCTCGTTCTATCAGAGACAACCAAGGTGATGGTGATGAttatgatgacgatgatgatgatgagagagaaagaaaaagCTCACATAGACACCATAGGAAGAAACATCGATCTCATAGTCATTCTGTTGAAGACGAGAGGGAAGAAAATTATGTAGATGAGAGAGATTACAAACATGACAAAAGAAGACATCGCTCTCATCGTTCTTCCCATAAACATGATGACATGGACAAAATCACTGAAGAAAAGGATCGAAAGGATTTAAAGAAGAAACATCGATCTTCTAGTTCCTATGAAGATGATGAACAAGAAAGTGAACACGAGTATTCTAGAAAGAAACACCGAACACATCACTCTTCACATGATGAAGTTGACAGTGACGATAAACATTCTAGAAAGAAACACCGATCACATCATTCTTCGCATGATGAAGTTGACAGTGACGATAAACATTCTAGGAGAAAACGAAAACATAGATCTCACAAATCTTCTCATAGGCATAAGCATAGGAAAAGCCACTCTTCTAGGCATAAAGAAAAGCTCGATGTGTCTTCAGAAGAGGAGTCGAGGGACCAGAACAAGACTGATAAGAATGTTAAAGGACCAAACTCGGAAAGAGAAGAACTCGAAGAAGGGGAGATAACAGGTCCGTCAAAAGGGGCTCGTTCGGTTGATGGGGCTAGCAGAGAGCCTTCGGTTGATGTATCAAGTTCTCAGCCATCGGGGGCAACTGAGGTTCCGGATGATCTCAGGGCTAAAATCAGAGCAATGCTGATGTCAACAATGTAA